The Deltaproteobacteria bacterium genome window below encodes:
- the dsrA gene encoding dissimilatory-type sulfite reductase subunit alpha — protein sequence MPITHKTPLLDELEKGPWPSFVKDIKRAADEGGSPTANDLLGQLELSYEQKIGHWKHGGIVGVFGYGGGVIGRYSDVPHLFPSVTHFHTLRINQPASKFYSSEQLRTLADIWDKHGSMITNMHGSTGDIIFLGCRTEALEPCFADLTANGFDLGGSGSALRTPSCCVGRARCEWSCLDTQDITYNLTMTYQDEMHRPAWPYKFKFKTSGCPNDCVAAIARADCSIIGTWRDEIRINQKEVQNYADAGLDIQKYVIDLCPAECMSYQDGEIQINNKKCTRCMHCINVMTKALRPGTDVGATILIGAKAPILEGAQMSAVVMPFLKMEKVSDDLDDNYTELKDFIDKLWEWWDENGKNRERVGELIQRLGYRAFLDAVEIDPIPQMIKEPRSNPYIFFLEQDVEGGWERDLEEYRARHQA from the coding sequence ATGCCGATTACTCACAAAACTCCCCTTCTTGATGAACTCGAAAAAGGGCCGTGGCCGAGCTTTGTAAAGGATATAAAGCGAGCGGCTGATGAAGGCGGCAGTCCCACGGCCAATGATCTTCTGGGTCAGCTCGAGCTGTCTTACGAGCAGAAGATCGGTCACTGGAAACACGGCGGAATCGTTGGTGTCTTTGGGTACGGCGGCGGCGTGATCGGTCGTTATTCGGACGTGCCCCATCTATTTCCGTCTGTTACGCACTTTCACACCCTGCGTATCAACCAGCCGGCCAGCAAGTTTTACAGCTCTGAGCAGCTGAGGACCCTGGCCGATATCTGGGACAAGCACGGCAGCATGATCACCAACATGCACGGCTCTACCGGTGACATCATCTTCCTTGGCTGCCGGACTGAGGCCCTGGAGCCCTGTTTTGCGGACCTGACCGCCAATGGCTTTGATCTGGGCGGCTCCGGTTCAGCCTTACGGACCCCGAGCTGCTGCGTAGGCAGGGCGCGGTGTGAGTGGTCCTGTCTCGACACCCAGGACATCACCTATAATCTCACCATGACTTACCAGGATGAAATGCACCGCCCGGCCTGGCCTTATAAGTTCAAGTTCAAGACTTCTGGATGTCCCAACGACTGCGTCGCAGCCATTGCCCGGGCCGATTGTTCCATTATCGGCACGTGGCGGGATGAAATTCGGATCAACCAGAAAGAGGTTCAGAACTACGCGGACGCCGGGCTGGATATCCAGAAATATGTCATTGATCTTTGTCCGGCCGAGTGCATGTCTTATCAGGACGGTGAGATTCAAATCAACAACAAGAAATGCACCCGCTGCATGCATTGCATCAATGTCATGACCAAGGCGCTTCGGCCCGGGACCGACGTCGGCGCCACCATCCTTATCGGCGCCAAGGCCCCTATTCTCGAGGGCGCCCAGATGAGCGCGGTTGTTATGCCTTTCCTGAAGATGGAAAAAGTCAGCGACGACCTGGATGATAACTACACTGAGCTCAAGGACTTCATTGATAAACTCTGGGAGTGGTGGGATGAAAATGGCAAAAACCGTGAACGCGTCGGCGAACTGATTCAGCGGCTGGGCTACCGGGCCTTTTTGGATGCGGTAGAGATTGATCCCATTCCGCAGATGATTAAAGAGCCAAGGTCCAACCCGTACATCTTCTTCCTGGAACAGGACGTTGAAGGCGGTTGGGAACGCGACTTAGAGGAGTACCGGGCCAGGCACCAGGCCTAG
- a CDS encoding sulfite reductase — translation MEDAEIKQQILDWLEKKAKSKKMHYLSDIAKGIGLKKKEIKKVVQGMIEDHSLEYWSSGSTTYYMLPGARDLEDL, via the coding sequence ATGGAAGACGCCGAAATAAAACAGCAAATACTTGACTGGCTGGAAAAGAAGGCAAAGTCAAAAAAGATGCACTACTTAAGTGACATCGCCAAAGGCATCGGCCTGAAAAAAAAGGAAATTAAGAAGGTCGTTCAAGGCATGATCGAAGACCATTCGCTTGAGTACTGGTCCAGTGGCAGCACTACTTATTATATGCTTCCCGGGGCCCGAGATCTTGAGGACCTCTAA
- a CDS encoding tetratricopeptide repeat protein, producing the protein MDRLEQMEQLQDDLDFARAEGDRVAEARALHEIGRIYLDEKVYDAAEEFLSQCAQLCRESGQPEDLARSLIDLGDLALRQEKVDSAEELFRESLKIYQDMGLPQGQAWVLDRMADLVVKRENWDEALDHALKGLDLCQKDDDKVGAIYFLEKIIPLYKAKGAAADVEASYRELITLAEKLGDLDRMALGLVGLADVYERQDDPGKAVPYLEMAHDIYLRLGKEKEAGFIREHLERMGKL; encoded by the coding sequence TCGGCTCGAACAGATGGAGCAGCTCCAAGACGACCTTGATTTTGCCCGGGCTGAAGGAGATCGCGTGGCCGAGGCCAGGGCGCTCCATGAAATCGGCCGCATCTACCTCGATGAAAAGGTCTATGACGCAGCCGAAGAGTTTCTGAGTCAATGCGCTCAGCTCTGCCGCGAAAGCGGTCAGCCAGAAGATCTGGCTCGGTCCTTGATTGATTTAGGTGATCTGGCCTTGAGGCAGGAAAAGGTTGACAGCGCAGAAGAGTTATTCCGGGAATCTTTGAAAATATATCAGGATATGGGTCTGCCTCAAGGGCAGGCCTGGGTTCTAGATCGAATGGCCGACCTGGTGGTAAAGAGGGAAAATTGGGATGAAGCGCTCGATCATGCCCTCAAAGGGCTTGATCTCTGCCAGAAGGATGATGACAAGGTCGGGGCCATTTATTTCCTGGAAAAGATCATCCCCCTGTATAAAGCCAAGGGGGCGGCGGCGGATGTGGAGGCTTCCTACCGGGAGCTGATTACCCTGGCAGAGAAACTTGGCGATTTAGACCGCATGGCCCTGGGGCTGGTCGGCCTGGCCGATGTTTATGAACGCCAGGATGATCCTGGAAAGGCTGTACCTTATCTGGAGATGGCCCATGACATCTATTTGCGCCTGGGCAAGGAAAAAGAAGCCGGATTTATCCGGGAGCACCTGGAGCGAATGGGTAAATTATAA